One stretch of Amycolatopsis tolypomycina DNA includes these proteins:
- the uca gene encoding urea carboxylase, translating into MRLLVANRGEIAVRILRSARELGLETVAVYSDADRLAPHVRLADRAVRLGPAPAAESYLRAGAIIQAALDTSCDAIHPGYGFLSEDAAFARACEDAKIAFAGPSPEHLEVFGSKHTAREAAIAAGVPLLAGTGLLSEVDEALAHAEEIGYPVMLKATGGGGGIGMRACASPDELRAAWETVRSVAAKSFASSGVFLERLVTRARHVEVQVFGDGFGEVMALGTRDCSLQRRNQKVVEECPAPSLPEAVRKHLVDSAVALCSSVRYRSAGTVEYVYDAERGEPAFLEVNTRLQVEHPVTEAVYGVDLVAWMLRLAQGDRGMFRAVPVARGHAVEARVYAEDPGAGHRPSAGLVTRVTLPAQTRVDTWVEPGATVTTHYDPMLAKVICTGADRAEALANLAEALAATRFDGVQTNLGQLRAAVADAAFAAATHDTSTLDDIGDAEPRIDVLRGGTMTTVQDWPGRTGYWAVGVPPSGPMDDRSLRLGNLALGNPEGAPGLECTVDGVALRFSHATEVCVTGAPATVLVDGAEVPLWTPVEVPAGRILDVRACTAGLRSYVLVRGGVDVPEFLGSAATFTLGKFGGHGGRALAAGDVLRPGPAPADPVVGPVAPADRPEFAAHWTIGALEGPHAAPEFFTPEDVDTFYATDWQVHFNSARTGVRLVGPRPQWARPDGGEAGLHPSNIHDTPYAIGAVDYTGDLPILLGPDGPSLGGFVCPATVATGERWKLGQLRPGDTVRFVPIGTDHAAALRTRPVSALEPSRPVRDDGGVLARSSASGSSDSSGEPSVTYRRSGDDNLLVEYGEMKLDLALRMRVHALAERLAAEGVPGIVDLTPGIRSLQVHVDPDALPVGKALGLVRELERDLPPTHDLVVPSRSVRLPLSWDDPATREAIERYMTGVRDDAPWCPWNIEFIRRVNGLSSVDEVYRTVFDAEYLVLGLGDVYLGAPVATPLDPRHRLVTTKYNPARTWTAENSVGIGGAYLCIYGMEGPGGYQFVGRTVQVWNSWRGGEQPWNLRFFDRISWYPVSAEELLDLRAQSASGTLELDTTEGTFALADYQKFLADNAESIAGFRATQAAAFDAERQAWAAAGEFDPKPEPVTRPPARVEAPPGGHVVEAPFAATVWRVDVTAGERVENAQSLVTLEAMKTEARIPAPASGEVVEVLVSPGDQVAPGTPLVVLG; encoded by the coding sequence GTGAGGCTGCTCGTCGCCAACCGCGGCGAGATCGCGGTCCGGATCCTGCGCAGCGCCAGGGAACTGGGTCTCGAGACCGTCGCGGTGTACTCCGACGCCGACCGCCTCGCCCCGCACGTGCGGCTCGCCGACCGGGCCGTGCGGCTCGGCCCGGCCCCCGCGGCGGAAAGCTACCTGCGGGCCGGCGCGATCATCCAGGCCGCGCTCGACACCAGCTGCGACGCGATCCACCCCGGCTACGGCTTCCTCTCGGAGGACGCGGCGTTCGCGCGTGCCTGCGAAGACGCCAAGATCGCCTTCGCCGGGCCGTCCCCGGAGCACCTGGAGGTGTTCGGCAGCAAGCACACCGCGCGCGAGGCGGCGATCGCGGCGGGCGTGCCGCTGCTGGCCGGCACCGGCCTGCTGTCCGAAGTGGACGAGGCACTCGCGCACGCCGAAGAAATCGGTTACCCGGTGATGCTCAAGGCGACCGGCGGCGGGGGCGGGATCGGGATGCGCGCCTGCGCCTCACCCGACGAGCTGCGCGCCGCCTGGGAGACCGTGCGCAGCGTCGCGGCCAAGAGCTTCGCCAGCTCCGGGGTCTTCCTCGAACGCCTGGTGACGCGCGCGCGGCACGTCGAGGTCCAGGTGTTCGGCGACGGCTTCGGCGAGGTCATGGCCCTGGGCACGCGCGACTGCTCGCTGCAGCGGCGCAACCAGAAGGTCGTCGAGGAGTGCCCGGCGCCCAGCCTGCCCGAGGCCGTCCGCAAGCACCTGGTCGACTCCGCCGTCGCGCTGTGCTCGTCGGTGCGGTACCGCTCGGCGGGCACGGTCGAGTACGTCTACGACGCCGAGCGCGGCGAACCGGCGTTCCTCGAGGTCAACACCCGGCTGCAGGTCGAGCACCCGGTCACCGAGGCGGTCTACGGCGTCGACCTGGTCGCCTGGATGCTGCGGCTCGCCCAGGGCGACCGCGGGATGTTCCGGGCGGTCCCGGTCGCGCGCGGGCACGCCGTCGAGGCACGCGTGTACGCCGAAGACCCGGGCGCCGGGCACCGGCCGAGCGCGGGCCTCGTCACCCGCGTCACGCTGCCCGCCCAGACCCGCGTCGACACGTGGGTCGAGCCGGGCGCGACCGTCACCACGCACTACGACCCCATGCTGGCCAAGGTGATCTGCACCGGCGCCGACCGCGCCGAGGCCTTGGCGAACCTGGCGGAAGCGCTCGCCGCGACCCGGTTCGACGGCGTCCAGACCAACCTGGGCCAGCTGCGGGCCGCGGTGGCCGACGCGGCCTTCGCGGCGGCGACGCACGACACGTCCACTTTGGACGACATCGGGGACGCCGAGCCGCGGATCGACGTCCTGCGCGGCGGGACGATGACGACCGTGCAGGACTGGCCGGGCCGCACCGGGTACTGGGCCGTCGGGGTGCCGCCGAGCGGGCCGATGGACGACCGTTCCCTGCGGCTGGGCAACCTCGCGCTCGGCAACCCGGAGGGCGCACCCGGCCTGGAGTGCACTGTGGACGGTGTCGCGCTGCGCTTCTCGCACGCCACCGAGGTGTGCGTCACCGGGGCACCGGCGACCGTGCTCGTCGACGGTGCCGAAGTTCCCTTGTGGACACCCGTCGAGGTGCCCGCGGGCCGGATCCTCGACGTCCGGGCGTGCACGGCCGGGCTGCGCAGCTACGTCCTGGTGCGCGGCGGCGTCGACGTGCCGGAGTTCCTCGGCAGCGCGGCGACGTTCACGCTGGGGAAGTTCGGCGGGCACGGCGGCCGCGCGCTGGCCGCCGGGGACGTCCTGCGGCCCGGGCCCGCGCCGGCGGACCCGGTTGTCGGACCGGTCGCTCCGGCCGACCGGCCGGAGTTCGCCGCCCACTGGACGATCGGCGCGCTCGAAGGACCGCACGCGGCGCCGGAGTTCTTCACCCCGGAAGACGTCGACACGTTCTACGCCACCGACTGGCAGGTGCACTTCAACTCGGCGCGCACCGGCGTCCGGCTGGTCGGGCCGCGGCCGCAGTGGGCGCGGCCGGACGGCGGCGAGGCGGGCCTGCACCCGTCGAACATCCACGACACGCCGTACGCGATCGGCGCCGTCGACTACACCGGCGACCTGCCGATCCTGCTCGGCCCGGACGGGCCCAGCCTCGGCGGGTTCGTCTGCCCGGCGACGGTCGCCACCGGCGAGCGCTGGAAGCTCGGACAGCTGCGGCCGGGCGACACCGTGCGATTCGTGCCGATCGGCACCGACCACGCGGCGGCGCTGCGGACGCGCCCGGTGTCGGCGCTCGAGCCGAGCCGGCCCGTGCGCGACGACGGCGGCGTCCTCGCGCGGTCGTCCGCGTCGGGCAGCTCGGACTCTTCGGGCGAGCCGTCGGTCACCTACCGCCGCAGCGGCGACGACAACCTGCTCGTCGAGTACGGCGAGATGAAGCTCGACCTCGCCCTGCGGATGCGGGTGCACGCGCTGGCCGAGCGGCTGGCGGCCGAGGGCGTGCCGGGGATCGTGGACCTGACGCCGGGCATCCGGTCGCTGCAGGTGCACGTCGACCCGGACGCGCTGCCGGTCGGCAAGGCGCTCGGGCTGGTCCGCGAGCTGGAGCGCGACCTGCCGCCGACGCACGACCTCGTGGTGCCGAGCCGCAGCGTGCGGCTGCCGCTGTCGTGGGACGACCCGGCCACCCGCGAGGCGATCGAGCGGTACATGACGGGTGTCCGCGACGACGCGCCGTGGTGCCCGTGGAACATCGAGTTCATCCGGCGCGTGAACGGACTGTCCAGTGTGGACGAGGTGTACCGGACGGTGTTCGACGCGGAGTACCTCGTGCTCGGCCTCGGCGACGTCTACCTGGGCGCGCCGGTGGCGACGCCGCTGGACCCGCGCCACCGCCTGGTGACGACGAAGTACAACCCGGCCCGGACGTGGACGGCGGAGAACTCGGTCGGCATCGGCGGCGCGTACCTGTGCATCTACGGCATGGAGGGCCCGGGCGGCTACCAGTTCGTCGGGCGCACGGTCCAGGTGTGGAACAGCTGGCGCGGCGGCGAGCAGCCGTGGAACCTGCGGTTCTTCGACCGGATCTCCTGGTACCCCGTGTCCGCCGAGGAGCTGCTGGACCTGCGGGCGCAGAGCGCGTCCGGAACGCTGGAGCTCGACACCACCGAGGGCACCTTCGCCCTGGCGGACTACCAGAAGTTCCTGGCGGACAACGCCGAGAGCATCGCCGGGTTCCGTGCGACGCAGGCGGCCGCGTTCGACGCGGAGCGGCAGGCGTGGGCGGCGGCGGGCGAGTTCGACCCGAAACCGGAGCCGGTCACCCGGCCGCCGGCGCGGGTCGAGGCACCGCCGGGCGGGCACGTCGTCGAGGCGCCCTTCGCGGCGACGGTGTGGCGGGTCGACGTCACCGCGGGCGAGCGCGTCGAGAACGCGCAGTCGCTGGTGACGCTGGAGGCGATGAAGACGGAGGCGCGGATCCCCGCGCCGGCGAGCGGTGAGGTGGTCGAGGTGCTCGTGTCCCCCGGTGACCAGGTGGCGCCCGGCACGCCGTTGGTGGTGCTCGGATGA
- a CDS encoding amino acid permease: MTPPDELAAFGYRQELRRSLGGFSAFAAGFSFVSILTTVFQLFGFGYTFGGPLFFWTWPVVLAGQVLVALVFAELAARYPLAGSVYQWAKQLSKGFLGWLAGWMMLIGCIVALAAAAIALQVVLPSVWDGFQLVGGDSAVTSPTGAANAVLLGTLLLVFTTAVNAGGVRLMARINDVGVAAELLGVVVLIAGLLLFAVRGPQVVLHDAPGTSAGIGGVLASALMAAYVLYGFDTAASVAEETKEARKTAPRAVLRAVLVSGIGGLAVVVTALMAAPSLTDGQLAGKGLPYVITAVFGDTLGRVFLADVAIAVVVCTLTIQTGTIRLIYAMARDGALPASARLAGVSPRTGTPVAPALLSGALAIGLLLLNVGNPTLFSTITGTSVVVVYLAYLLVTGPLLIKRLRGGFPAEPGRFSLGRWGVPLNGAAVLYGIGMIVNIAWPRAEIYDLAGSGSPWMLLFPIEFVGGALVLGRLCWLRLRPAPALEPALSERTP, from the coding sequence ATGACGCCACCCGACGAACTCGCCGCCTTCGGTTACCGCCAGGAGCTTCGCCGGTCGCTGGGCGGGTTCTCCGCCTTCGCCGCCGGCTTCTCCTTCGTCTCCATCCTCACCACCGTCTTCCAGCTCTTCGGCTTCGGCTACACCTTCGGCGGCCCGCTCTTCTTCTGGACGTGGCCGGTCGTCCTGGCCGGCCAGGTGCTCGTCGCGCTGGTCTTCGCCGAGCTCGCCGCGCGCTACCCGCTCGCCGGCTCCGTGTACCAGTGGGCGAAACAGCTCAGCAAGGGCTTTCTCGGCTGGCTGGCCGGCTGGATGATGCTCATCGGCTGCATCGTCGCCCTCGCCGCCGCGGCCATCGCGCTCCAGGTCGTGCTGCCGTCGGTGTGGGACGGCTTCCAGCTCGTCGGCGGCGACAGTGCGGTGACGTCGCCGACCGGCGCGGCCAACGCCGTGCTGCTCGGCACCCTGCTGCTCGTCTTCACCACCGCCGTCAACGCCGGCGGCGTCCGGCTGATGGCGCGGATCAACGACGTCGGTGTCGCGGCCGAGCTCCTCGGCGTCGTCGTCCTCATCGCCGGGCTGCTCCTGTTCGCCGTCCGCGGCCCGCAGGTGGTGCTGCACGACGCGCCCGGCACCAGCGCCGGGATCGGCGGCGTGCTCGCTTCGGCGCTCATGGCGGCGTACGTCCTCTACGGCTTCGACACCGCCGCGTCGGTCGCGGAAGAGACGAAGGAGGCGCGCAAGACGGCGCCGCGGGCGGTGCTGCGGGCCGTGCTGGTCTCCGGGATCGGCGGCCTCGCCGTGGTCGTCACCGCGCTGATGGCCGCGCCGAGCCTCACCGACGGGCAGCTCGCCGGCAAGGGTCTGCCGTACGTGATCACCGCCGTCTTCGGCGACACCCTCGGCCGGGTCTTCCTCGCCGACGTCGCGATCGCCGTCGTCGTCTGCACCCTGACCATCCAGACCGGGACGATCCGGCTGATCTACGCGATGGCCCGCGACGGCGCCCTCCCCGCGTCCGCCCGCCTCGCCGGCGTCAGCCCGCGCACCGGGACGCCGGTCGCGCCCGCGCTGCTGTCCGGGGCGCTGGCGATCGGGCTGCTGCTGCTCAACGTCGGCAACCCGACGCTGTTCAGCACGATCACCGGGACGTCGGTGGTGGTCGTCTACCTGGCCTACCTGCTCGTGACCGGCCCCCTGTTGATCAAGCGGCTGCGCGGGGGCTTCCCGGCCGAGCCGGGCCGGTTCTCCCTCGGCCGGTGGGGCGTACCGCTGAACGGAGCAGCCGTTCTGTACGGAATCGGCATGATCGTGAACATCGCCTGGCCGCGTGCGGAGATCTACGATCTCGCCGGTTCGGGCTCCCCCTGGATGCTCTTGTTCCCGATAGAGTTCGTCGGCGGTGCGCTCGTGCTCGGCCGGCTCTGCTGGCTGCGGCTGCGCCCCGCTCCCGCCCTCGAACCCGCGCTCTCGGAAAGGACGCCATGA
- a CDS encoding urea amidolyase associated protein UAAP1: MSSTATTYGARDHARAQAGTVVDTMPSIPASSWPSPPPGVAPEALTWAETVAGGGYTHKVLARGTRLRLTDVDGDACAHLLLFNADQPWERLNVADTVKVQWNAYVGESVALLSDQARVLATIVADSSGKHDTLCGTSTVDGNAERYGDGSPQGPAPAGLPLFTLAAAKHGLGPRDLPPSLSFFQGVRVQPDGRLEFTGSAGAGKAVDLRIEIPSIVLVANVPHAIDPRPDYTVSKLEVLAWRDRPTTPDSPEWTHTPEAQRAFENTADYLTARGIA; the protein is encoded by the coding sequence ATGAGCAGCACCGCGACGACCTACGGCGCTCGCGACCACGCCCGCGCCCAGGCAGGCACCGTCGTCGACACGATGCCGTCGATCCCGGCGAGCAGCTGGCCGTCACCGCCCCCCGGGGTCGCCCCCGAGGCGCTGACCTGGGCCGAGACCGTGGCCGGCGGCGGGTACACGCACAAGGTGCTGGCCCGGGGCACGCGGCTGCGGCTGACCGACGTCGACGGCGACGCCTGCGCCCACCTGCTGCTGTTCAACGCCGACCAGCCGTGGGAGCGGCTCAACGTCGCCGACACGGTCAAGGTGCAGTGGAACGCCTACGTCGGCGAGTCGGTGGCGCTGCTGTCGGACCAGGCGCGGGTGCTGGCCACCATCGTCGCGGACTCGAGCGGGAAGCACGACACGCTGTGCGGGACGTCCACTGTGGACGGCAACGCGGAGCGGTACGGCGATGGCTCCCCGCAGGGCCCCGCCCCCGCCGGGCTGCCGCTGTTCACCCTCGCCGCGGCGAAGCACGGCCTTGGCCCGCGGGACCTGCCGCCCAGCCTGTCGTTCTTCCAGGGCGTGCGGGTCCAGCCGGACGGCCGGCTGGAGTTCACCGGGTCCGCGGGCGCGGGCAAGGCCGTCGACCTGCGCATCGAAATCCCGTCGATCGTGCTCGTCGCGAACGTCCCGCACGCGATCGACCCGCGCCCGGACTACACCGTGTCCAAGCTCGAGGTCCTCGCCTGGCGCGACCGGCCGACCACCCCGGACAGTCCGGAGTGGACACACACGCCGGAGGCGCAGCGCGCGTTCGAGAACACCGCCGACTACCTGACCGCACGGGGGATCGCATGA
- a CDS encoding urea amidolyase associated protein UAAP2, with the protein MSTAYESQLEVSFDVPARAPFSTVLKAGQELAIMDLGGNQAVDFLCYDAHDTSKRYSAAATIAAQRNIFLTTGSVLRTQEGAPLLTVVADTCGRHDTIGGACSKESNSLRYGQHTRYQHACVENFLIEGAKWGLGKRDLVSNVNWYMNVPVEEDGTLGIVDGISAPGLEVRLRAETDVLVLVSNCPQINNPCNGFDPTPVRMVVISPGGGE; encoded by the coding sequence ATGAGCACGGCGTACGAGTCCCAGCTGGAAGTCAGCTTCGACGTCCCCGCGCGGGCGCCGTTCTCGACGGTGCTGAAGGCGGGCCAGGAGCTGGCGATCATGGACCTGGGCGGCAACCAGGCCGTCGACTTCCTCTGCTACGACGCGCACGACACCTCGAAGCGCTACAGCGCGGCCGCGACGATCGCCGCGCAGCGCAATATCTTCCTGACCACCGGCAGCGTCCTGCGCACCCAGGAGGGCGCGCCGCTGCTGACCGTCGTCGCCGACACCTGCGGCCGCCACGACACCATCGGCGGCGCGTGCAGCAAGGAGTCCAACAGCCTCCGCTACGGCCAGCACACCCGCTACCAGCACGCCTGCGTCGAGAACTTCCTCATCGAGGGCGCCAAGTGGGGCCTGGGCAAGCGCGACCTGGTCAGCAACGTCAACTGGTACATGAACGTGCCGGTCGAAGAAGACGGCACGCTCGGCATCGTCGACGGCATCTCCGCGCCGGGCCTGGAAGTCCGGCTGCGCGCGGAGACCGACGTGCTGGTGCTCGTCTCGAACTGCCCGCAGATCAACAACCCCTGCAACGGCTTCGACCCGACGCCGGTGCGGATGGTCGTCATCTCCCCCGGAGGCGGCGAGTGA
- a CDS encoding allophanate hydrolase translates to MSLVERVRAAYRRIERVDRPEIWIDLRPEADVLAEAAALSGSGLPLYGKLVAVKGNIDVAGLPTTAACPDYAYKPEADAPVVARLRAAGALVLGTTNLDQFATGLVGTRSPYGAVRNAVDPAYVSGGSSSGSAVAVALGIVDLALGTDTAGSGRVPAAFNGIVGLKPTPGLLPTEGVVPACASIDCVSLFARTVEEASFALTCLAEPAQVHTGRFRIGVPSELGPLAPGWAEAFEAAVAEYAAAGAEVTTVDISAFLEAAQLLYGGAFVAERYTAVGEFIDTHPDAVDPVVRSIIGPARDIPAHRLFADQATLASLRAEALATLAGVDALLVPTTTEHPTLAEVAADPVAVNARLGRFTNSTNLFGLSALAVPAGTVAGRPFGVMFLGAPHDDLKLAALAGLRRERIPIVVVGAHLRGQPLNHELTSRGGRFVSAVSTAPAYRLYALDTVPPKPGLVRVASGGVSVAAEVWELPARGFGEFVAGIPAPLAIGKLELADGTRVSGFLCEPSATDGAEDISAKGGWLAHLGVR, encoded by the coding sequence ATGAGCCTTGTCGAACGAGTGCGGGCCGCGTACCGGCGGATCGAGCGGGTGGACCGGCCGGAGATCTGGATCGACCTCCGGCCGGAAGCCGACGTGCTGGCCGAGGCCGCGGCCCTGTCGGGAAGTGGGTTGCCGCTGTACGGCAAGCTCGTGGCGGTCAAGGGCAACATCGACGTCGCGGGCCTGCCGACGACGGCGGCCTGCCCGGACTACGCGTACAAGCCGGAGGCCGACGCGCCGGTCGTCGCACGGCTGCGGGCGGCGGGTGCTCTGGTGCTCGGCACCACGAATCTCGACCAGTTCGCGACCGGCCTGGTCGGGACGCGCAGCCCGTACGGCGCGGTGCGGAACGCCGTTGACCCGGCGTACGTCTCGGGCGGGTCCAGTTCGGGTTCGGCGGTGGCGGTCGCCCTCGGCATCGTGGACCTGGCCCTCGGCACGGACACCGCCGGTTCGGGCCGGGTGCCGGCGGCGTTCAACGGGATCGTCGGGCTCAAGCCGACCCCGGGCCTGCTGCCGACGGAAGGCGTGGTGCCCGCCTGCGCGAGCATCGACTGCGTCTCGCTGTTCGCGCGGACGGTCGAGGAAGCGTCGTTCGCGCTGACCTGCCTGGCCGAGCCCGCGCAGGTCCACACGGGACGGTTCCGCATCGGCGTGCCTTCCGAGCTGGGCCCCTTGGCTCCGGGCTGGGCCGAGGCGTTCGAGGCGGCCGTCGCGGAGTACGCGGCAGCGGGCGCCGAAGTGACCACAGTGGACATTTCGGCGTTCTTGGAGGCGGCGCAGCTGTTGTACGGCGGCGCGTTCGTCGCCGAGCGGTACACCGCGGTCGGCGAGTTCATCGACACGCACCCGGACGCCGTCGACCCGGTCGTGCGCTCGATCATCGGCCCGGCCCGCGACATCCCCGCGCACCGGCTGTTCGCCGACCAGGCCACCCTGGCGAGCCTGCGGGCGGAGGCGCTGGCCACGCTGGCCGGGGTCGACGCGCTGCTCGTCCCGACGACGACCGAGCACCCGACGCTCGCGGAGGTCGCGGCGGACCCGGTGGCGGTCAACGCCCGGCTGGGCCGGTTCACCAACTCCACCAACCTGTTCGGGCTGTCGGCGTTGGCTGTCCCGGCGGGGACGGTGGCCGGACGCCCGTTCGGCGTGATGTTCCTCGGCGCGCCGCACGACGACCTCAAGCTGGCGGCCCTGGCCGGGCTGCGCCGCGAGCGGATCCCGATCGTCGTGGTCGGCGCGCACCTGCGCGGCCAGCCGCTGAACCACGAGCTGACGTCCCGCGGCGGCCGGTTCGTGTCCGCGGTTTCGACGGCGCCCGCGTACCGGTTGTACGCCTTGGACACGGTCCCGCCGAAGCCCGGGCTGGTGCGGGTGGCGTCGGGAGGCGTGTCGGTGGCCGCGGAGGTGTGGGAGCTGCCGGCGCGGGGTTTCGGCGAGTTCGTGGCCGGAATCCCGGCTCCCCTGGCCATCGGGAAGCTCGAACTCGCGGACGGCACACGGGTTTCCGGTTTCCTCTGTGAGCCGTCGGCAACGGACGGGGCGGAGGACATCTCGGCGAAGGGCGGCTGGCTGGCGCACCTCGGCGTCCGGTAA